From the Cupriavidus necator N-1 genome, one window contains:
- a CDS encoding Bcr/CflA family multidrug efflux MFS transporter, with the protein MPRSTSAASPARFPAWLLICGSLMAIAPLSIDMYLPSFPSLAGDLGVDIGQVQLTLGTFLVGLALGQAFYGPFSDRFGRKPPLYVGLCLYVAAAVGCALARSVESLMLWRFLQALGGCAGMVMARAVIRDRLEAHESARAFSSLMLVMGVAPILAPIVGGGILSVSGWRTIFWVLAAAGMLILLLVHLRMEESLDRRHAAPLRLGTVAKSYAELLRDREFLGYSLSAGFGSAGMFAYISGSPFVLIQLHGIAPSHYGFVFGANALGLITMSQLNARLVRGRSLDQVLGGALLAACAAGLALAFAALAGVAVLPVLLAGFFVFIGALGCVSPNASALSLAHQGHRAGTASALMGTLQFSLGTLGGAAVSLWRDGTALPLGVVMAACGAGAVLMRYYGRSGPR; encoded by the coding sequence ATGCCCCGTTCCACCAGCGCGGCTTCTCCCGCGCGCTTTCCTGCCTGGCTGCTGATCTGCGGTTCGCTGATGGCGATCGCGCCGTTGTCGATCGACATGTACCTGCCGAGTTTTCCGTCGCTGGCTGGCGATCTCGGCGTGGACATCGGCCAGGTGCAGTTGACCCTCGGCACATTCCTGGTGGGGTTGGCGCTGGGGCAGGCCTTCTATGGGCCGTTCAGCGACCGCTTCGGGCGCAAGCCGCCGCTCTATGTCGGCCTGTGCCTCTACGTGGCCGCCGCGGTGGGCTGCGCGCTGGCACGCAGCGTGGAGTCGCTGATGCTGTGGCGCTTCCTGCAGGCGCTGGGCGGCTGCGCCGGCATGGTGATGGCACGCGCGGTAATCCGCGACCGGCTTGAGGCGCATGAGTCGGCGCGCGCTTTCTCGTCGCTGATGCTGGTGATGGGGGTTGCGCCGATCCTGGCACCGATCGTCGGTGGCGGCATTCTCTCGGTATCGGGCTGGCGCACGATCTTCTGGGTGCTGGCGGCGGCCGGGATGCTGATCCTGCTGCTGGTCCACCTGCGCATGGAAGAATCGCTGGACCGGCGCCATGCGGCGCCGCTGCGGCTCGGCACCGTGGCGAAAAGCTATGCCGAGCTGCTGCGGGATCGCGAATTCCTCGGCTACTCGCTGTCTGCCGGTTTCGGCTCGGCAGGCATGTTCGCGTATATCTCCGGGTCGCCGTTCGTGCTGATCCAGCTGCACGGCATCGCGCCGTCGCACTACGGTTTTGTGTTCGGCGCCAATGCGCTGGGCCTGATCACGATGTCGCAGCTCAACGCCAGGCTGGTGCGCGGCCGCTCGCTCGATCAGGTGCTCGGGGGCGCGCTGCTGGCGGCCTGCGCGGCGGGCCTGGCGCTCGCTTTTGCCGCGCTTGCAGGCGTGGCGGTGCTGCCGGTGCTGCTGGCGGGATTTTTCGTCTTTATCGGCGCGCTCGGTTGCGTATCGCCGAATGCGTCGGCACTGTCGCTCGCCCATCAGGGCCATCGCGCCGGCACTGCCTCGGCGCTGATGGGCACGCTGCAGTTTTCACTCGGCACGCTGGGCGGCGCGGCCGTCAGCCTGTGGCGCGACGGCACCGCGCTGCCGCTGGGCGTGGTGATGGCGGCCTGCGGTGCAGGCGCGGTGCTGATGCGCTACTACGGGCGCTCAGGCCCCCGTTGA